The genomic window GTCGTTGAGGACCTTGAGGCCGCCAGGGGTTTTCAGATCGCCAAAGCCCATTGTTCAAGATGCTTCTGAGACGAGACAAGACGTGCAGTGCAGGAAGAGCGAAGGAACGAAAAAGAAACACGAGGATGATTTTATACCAGTGACGGCACGAACCGTGTGACTCCACCTCCTTGTCCTCTCCTTCGAATGTTATTTTCTTCCATTCTAAAAATAATGTCACTTTCACCAAACTGCAGCTATAAAATTAGAGATTCTATTATTATTTTGATAGTTTCACGTTTATACAAAAGTCTCACAAAATGCAGCATACAATCAGCATTCATTGCTCTCGTAACAATactgttataatataataaaaataaaaatatggcTTATTAATGTATTTCAATATATATATCTATTAAACATCACAGTGGTTATTTAAACAGTAAAAGCACACAAATCACGAACATTTAGGAAAGCATTTCAACCGGAAGTACTAACGTTTTACGGGGTGAAAGGGCACATTATAACTCGAAAACGTTAAATATCTTTATGGTTATAATAGTTTTGAACATATGCATATGTTTTATTATTATGTAAATACATGTAACTGAATTTTAAATTAAGAAGTATGGGCAAAATGAGCTATTTCTTCCTTTAATATATCGTGGTGAATCGTTCATTTTCGTTGTTGTGACGGAGATTCGCAGTAGGATTGCTAGCTAGTGCATACATAAATCGCTGTTCTGGTCAAGAAGGCCAAATAGCGACAAGGTAAGAATAAAATGCCAATACTTCATTCCTATGTGACCATGCCGATTGTATAGTTTACAATCTTTGGATTTAGTAACAGCTTGCCGCTGTAAAATCAGTGCGATGTCCCGTGTCCTTGACTTGtagttagctaacattgaacGCTTTAACTTGCTAACCTAGAAAGCATTCAACACCAACTCGAGTGGGGAGAAAACGTCAACAGCCGTACCAGGGCTAACATTAGAGATAGGGGAGACCGTTAGATGTAACTTAACTGCCGTGGACATGGATTCACTCTTATGTTGAGTGTGTGTGACAACTTCTAGCAAGGTGACAATTTCTAGCAAGGGTGTCCGACGATTTTGTAACATCATGAGTTTACAGCTCGTTACGCATTTGCCATTTGCCATAGATCACCGGTAGTGGTGCACATATATGATCATAATTAATCCAACTAATGTCATTTGTTATGACATATGTAACCCGCACAGTGAATTACTCTTAGGTAAGATAGCTAGAAGTATTAGCTATAGCCACAGTAGCCAGTTAGAGATGTTTGACttctgcgctctctctctttctagcgTCATGTTGCGTTTGCCATCCGTTAGCCGCGCGCTAGCAGGGGCAGCCAAGGGCAGCCTGGCCCCCTCCAACAATGGTAAAGATCGTGTGTGCACCCTCAAGCTACTTGGATACATTCATGTGTTTTGAAGAGAACACTCACAATTTCTCTCTAGGGTTTCTGGTTGCTTTGAAGTGTAATCGGTATCTGTGTTTGCAGTGCGTACCTCAGCGAGAGCTGCCAGTAACATGGTAGAGGTGTTTGTTGATGGGAAACCAGTGGAGGTGCTGCCTGGAACCACCATTCTGCAGGTAACCTTTGAACTTTGACCTCACCTTGACCCCAATCACCCTGTAGTGTTAAACACTAGGCCTGGTGACAAATTGTGGCTGTGTGTTTTATCGTGACTGACTcgttgtatctgtgtgtgttttaggtcTGTGAGAAGATGGGGGTGCAGATTCCTCGGTTCTGCTACCACGAGCGCCTGTCCGTGGCTGGGAACTGCAGAATGTGTCTGGTGGAGATTGAGAAAGCCCCAAAGTTGGCGGCCGCGTGCGCCATGCCAGTGATGAAAGGCTGGAACATCCTGACCAACTCAGAGAAGACCCGCAAGGCCAGAGAGGGAGTGATGGAGTTCCTGCTGGCTAACCACCCTCTGGACTGCCCCATCTGTGACCAGGGAGGAGAGTGTGACcttcaggtaaacacacacactctggatgtgtaaatgcacacacacacacactgactgttgTGTTTTTGGGTTTGGTTTGTGTCTCAGGACCAGTCCATGCAGTTTGGTTCAGACCGCAGTCGTTTCTCTGAGGACAAGCGGGCTGTGGAGGATAAGAACATTGGACCACTCATCAAAACAATCATGACCCGCTGCATCCAGTGCACACGCTGCATCCGGTGAGTACTATACTCAGTTTGTCCCTCTCAGCCACCGTACTAGTCTTTCTCCTCTTTGTTTGTCCTTCTCAGCCACCGtactcctcactctctctcactcccttagcttgtttaaaaaatatatatacactaccattcaaaagttttgggtcacttagaaatgtccttgtttttgaaagaaaagctttttttttggtccattaaaataacaatattgatacagtgtagacattgttaatgttgtaaatgactgttgaagctggaaacggcagataaaaaaaataaaaatggattatctacataggcaaccaacactcctgtgttccaatggcacgttgtgttagctaatccaagttagctaatccaagtttatcattttaaaaggctaattgatcattagaaaaccctttttcaattatgttagcacagctgaaaacttgttCTGATTAAGgatgcaataaaactggcctttagactagttgagtatctggagcatcagcatttgtgggttcgattacaggccaatttctcgcatggaatagccttcatttctcagaacaagaatagactgccgagtttcagaagaaaggtctttgtttctggccattttgagcctgttatcaaacccacaaatgctgatgctccagaaaaaaatcttatttacaatgacggcttaccccggccaaaccaggatggcgctgggccaattgtgcgccgccctatgggactcccaatcacagctgggtgtgatacagcctggatttgaaccagggactgtattgacgcctcttgcactgagacgcagtgcctaagaccgctgtgccactcggaagCCCCAGTATGTCCTTGTCAGCCActgtattcctctctctctctgctctgagtGTCCTTCTCAGCCACCGTACTCCTATCTCCACTCTGTATACATTCTAATGCTAGGCCTTTGTGCCCAAATGCCAGTTTTGCCTGTGAGATTGCAGGCCATGGGGTGGTATTGACCAGTTGATttgattgtttttttttctccctaTGCCAGTTTTGCCAGTGAGATTGCAGGTGTAGAGGACCTGGGTACCACAGGCAGAGGGAACAACATGCAGGTGGGGACGTACGTGGAGAAGATGTTCATGTCGGAGATGTCAGGAAACGTCATCGACATCTGTCCCGTAGGAGCCCTCACTTCCAAACCATACGCCTTCACCTCACGACCCTGGGAGAccaggtaatgtgtgtgtgtgtgtgtgtgtgtgtgtgtgtgtgtgtgtgtgtgtgtgtgtgtgttaatatatCAAGTGTGTGTTTGTAAAAAGGAAGATGGATCTACACTCTAGATCTAGTATATAGACATGATAGAGGTGTAGGCAGTACCATTGTTGTGTGTGTAACCTTGCTGTGTGTTTGCAGGAAGACTGAGTCTATAGATGTGTTGGATGCAGTAGGCAGTAACATCATTGTGAGTACGCGTGGTGGAGAGGTGATGAGGGTTCTGCCCCGCCTGCACGAAGACATCAACGAGGAGTGGATCTCAGACAAGACCAGGTGAGACACAGAACCTGTACCTGTCTATCACCCTGCTAACAGCTGGGACTTCAATCAATATATGTATATaacgtgtgtgtgttcataccgtgtgtgtgtgtgtgtgtgtgtgtgtgtgtgtgtgtgtgtgtgtgtaggtttgcGTATGACGGTCTGAAGCGCCAGAGGCTGACCCAGCCTATGGTGAAGGACGCGTCAGGACAGCTGGTCCCCACATCCTGGGAAGACGTACTCACACGTGTGGCCGGAGCAGTAAGTCTCTGTGTAGTGTCTGTCACTGATGTGTCTGTCATTCAACAGACATGTTGGACACTGTAGGCAATGACATTGTTTTCTGCCTGTCTGTAGGAAGATCTGAAGTAGTGTCTGTATTAAAAGTTAATTCCAAAAGTATTCAGAAGCCTTGACTTTTTTTCCCCacatttttttacgttacagccttattctaaagttgattaaatcgttttttcccccctcaatctacacacaataccccataatgacaaagcaaaaacaggtttttagaaatgtttgcaaatgtattaaacatatcacatttacataggtattcagaccctttactcagtactttgttgaagcacctttggcagaaattacagccttgagtcttcttgggaatgacgctacaagcttggcacacttgtatttggggagtttctcccattcttcactgcagatcctctcaagctttgtcaggttggatggggagcgtcgctgcccagctattttcaggtctctacagagatgttcgatcgggttcaagtccaggctctggctgggccactcaaggacattgagacttgtcccaaagccactcttgcgttgtcttggctgtgtgcttagggtcgttgtcctgttggaaggtgaaccttcgccccagtctgaggtcctgagcgctctggagcaggttttcatcaaagatctctctgtactttgctccgttcatctccatccaggccaaagagttcaatcttggtttaatcagaccagagaatcagacctgagtcctttaggtgccttttggcaaactccaagcgggcggtcatgtgtcttttactgagaagtggcttccgtctgggtactctaccataaaggcctgattggtggagtgctgcagagatggttgtacttctggaagtttctcccgctcacagaggaactctggagctctgtcagagtgaccatcgggttcttggccacctccctgactaaggcccttctctcccgattgcttaATTTGGGAGGGCAGCCAGatctaggaggagtcttggtggttctaaacttcttccatttaataatgacgaaagccactgttcttggggaccttcaatgctgcagattttttttggtaaccttccccagatctgtgcctcgacacaatcctgtctcggagctctttggacaattccttcaacctcatggcttgatttttctctgacatgcactgtcaactgtgggaccttatatagacaggtgtgtgcctttccaaatcatgtccaatcaattgaatttaccacaggtggactccaatcaagttgtagaaacatctcaaggatgatcaatcgaagcaggatgcacctgagctcaactttgagtctcattgcaaaaggtctgaatacttatgtaaataaggtgtttctgttttattttttgaaaataaatttgataacatttctataaacctgttttcgctttgtcattatggggtattgtgtgtagcttgaggAAATACATtaatttaatccgttttagaatgaggctgtaacgtaacaaaatgaaggggtctgaatactttccgaatgcactgtatgtatgtttaggtatcgtgtgtgtgtgtgtgtatagttgcAGGGAGCCCAGGGCAGTGACGTGGCAGCCATAGCTGGAGGCATGGTGGATGCAGAGGCTCTGGTGTCTCTGAAGGACCTGCTCAACAGACTGAACAGTGATAACCTCTGTACTGAGGAGGTCTTCCCTGATGCTGGGGCTGGGTGAGTCAGGGTGGGGGTCTTCCCTGATGCTGTATTATGGTAAGTAATAGGTTGTATTATGGTTAGTAATGGTATGTTAGTGAAAGGTTGGCTCATGGTTAGTAAAAGGTTGTATTGTGGTTTGTGTAGCTCTGACCTGCGTTCCAACTACCTGCTGAACTCTCGGATCAGTGGCATTGAGGAAGCTGACCTGCTGCTACTTATAGGAACCAACCCTCGCTACGAGGCCCCACTCTTCAATGCACGCGTCCGCAAgaggtacacaaacacacacatctaaactcactcaaacacacacacacctaaacatgggctacacacacacacaccaatcctTGCTGTGAGGTCCCGCTTTCTTCAACAGATGTATCCAAAAGTGCaacctacacaaacacacacattaattGATGtctgtagcacacacacacacacacacacacacacacacacacacacacacacacacacacacacacacacacacacacacacacaccaacttgcAGTAGGAAGCCTCCCTCAtcatctccccctcccctctcagcTGGTTGCATAATGAGTTGAAGGTGTCTGTGGTGGGGAGCAGTGTGGATCTGAGTTACACTTACGACCACCTGGGAGAGTCCACTCAGGTGCTGCAGGACATCGCTAACGGAACACACCCCTTCTGCCAGGTAACCACGGCCACCACAGACCGGGAAGGGATTGGCAGTCGGCGGGAGCGGGGGTTGTATTGTTGTTGATAGAAATGTTGCAACCAACATTGTTACAGATAGGAATGACATGAATAGACCTGACATGATTGGTCATTCTGCATGACAGAGAAGTCTGTTCTAGAATCTAGTCAATGTATTTCCACCTGCCTTCCATAATGGTGTGTACTACTGGACGTGATCCAGCTCTGTTTGTGGTTAAGCACTGCCCTAACCTTtccccggtccctctctctctcccctccaggtgCTGGGGCAGGCCAAGCGGCCAGTAGTGGTGGTGGGCAGTGCCTCTCTtcagagggaggatggaggagcCATCTTGAGCTCTGTGCAAACCATCGCCCAGAATGCCCGGGCCAGCAGCggagtggaggagggatggaaggtcCTCAACGTGCTGCACAGGTTAGCATGCTAAAGCTATCTCTGGGCTAACTTCTAGTAGCATTTAGCATCCAGCTATTACTAGCATTTAGTATATAGCTAATATTAGCATTTAGCATCTAGCTTTTACTAGCATTTAGCATACAACTAACAACTTAGTCTATCCCTACTAGCATCCAATCATCTGTGTGTGTCTACTAGCGTCCAATCATCTTTGTGTCTATCTGCAGGGTAGCCAGTCAGGTGGCAGCCCTGGACTTGGGCTACAAGGCGGGGGTGGAGTCTATCCGTAAAGCCCCGCCCAAGGTTCTGTTCCTGCTAGGAGCTGACAGAGAATGCATCACCAAACAGGACCTGCCTAAAGACTGCATGATCATCTACCAGGGTACacacctatctatctatacacacacacacacacacacacacacacacacacacacacacacacacacaggacagcaTGTTCATTTATCAGGGTAGAACACCCAGTGCCCTTCCCATGACACACACAATTGTCATGCTATATACAGCATATGTATGGTACATGTGTGTATCGTTGCCAGGTCACCATGGAGACGTGGGTGCCACCATGGCTGACGTCATCCTGCCCGGCGCGGCCTACACGGAGAAGAACGGAACATATGTCAACACAGAGGGGAGGAGTCAACAGACACGCGTGGCCGTCACTGCGCCCGGCATGGCCAGGGAGGACTGGAAGATCATCAGAGCCATCTCCGAGGTACACACATACCATATACATTTCTTGAagacgctgtctgtgtggttgtatATATAACTGTGTGTATTGCAGCTGGCGGGGCTGACTCTGCCCTATGACTCTGTGGATGAGGTGAGGGGTCGGCTGGCCGAGGTTTCTCCTAACTTGGTCCGCTACGACGACGTTGAGGAAGCCAACTACTTTAAACAGGCCAACCAACTCTCACAGGTAACCCTTAACCTTTTACCCCTAACCTCAAACTCTCACAGGTCAGAAAATAACCTTGAACATTTCACCCCTTAACTGAATTTTCTTTACGATCAACTGTTATGAAATCATAAATGGAGACTGTGGTCTTTGACACTGAAATTGAGAGCATACTCAACCGTcctttatttctctctgtctctctcaggctgtGAATCAGACTCTTCTAGCAaatcctctcatctctcctcagcTGACAGCTAAAGACTTCTATATGACAGGTATGTATAATGTATCATAGCACAGCTGTGAATGTGTTTGTCAGACTGATGAGAGGGTGGAATGCACATGGATAACTGGTGGGATCCTTTcgtcacttgtgtgtgtgtgtgtgtgtctgtgtgtgtaacattctctctctctcatagatCCCATTAGCAGAGCGTCTCAGACCATGGCCAAGTGTGTGAAGGCCGTCACAGAGGGAGCTGACGCCGTCGATGAACCATCCATCTGCTGAACTCAGACAGCCAAAACGCACACACAGTGATGGCGCTCTTATTTATGTTGTTTTTTGCTGATTGCTGTAAAGATgtttgagggaagaggctttgtTAAAGAAAGCTGAAAATGAAACTGTACTCTGACTATGAATAAAATCTTATCCTGTAGCACTCTGTCCTTGTTATTGCCCTCATGAGGTCATCTCCAACACCACTGTTTGTCCTTTGTTCCACTCACATTATAACAGTTTTCTGTCTTTGTACTTTGTGGAGTTGAAGTGTTGTAGCCAACACAGAGTGACGTCAGCAGAGATGTTCTGTTCTAAACCTGTCAGACATCAATTTCATTCAGACTCCTGTCTTGAACTTCCCTAAGATGCATTTCAGGGTGTGGAGAGCTAATGTTCTCCTGTAGTGCCAGATGTGTGGGGAACGGTATCGTAGGTGCCTGCTGTTATGTCCTCTCCCCAGGGGTGATAATAGACGGGGCTGGCGACCGGCGAGAGGAGTCTGTTCACGTGGCGCAGATTGCGATTTGGGTGCTGGGGCTCGCTGTGCTGTTCAGTGTGTTCTGCCTGGGCTATGACCTCATCACAAGGACCGAGAGCGTGGTCACCTTGCTGACCTCCAAAGATGCCATGGTGGAGGTGTACTACAGTGGTGCTGGACCCAacagagtggagagagaaggagacagagataagccgtggaggagagagaaggagacagagataagctgtggaggagagaggagacagagataagCTGTGGAGAGAGTAGGAGACAGATAagctgtggaggagagagaaggagacatataagccgtggaggagagagaaggagacataTAAGCCGTGGAGGAGAGATATAAGCCGTGGAGGAGAGATATAAGCCGTGGAGGAGAGATAAGGAGAGATAAgccgtggaggagagagaaggagagataagccgtggaggagagaggagagataagccgtggaggagagagaaggagagataagccgtggaggagagagaaggagagataagccgtggaggagagagaaggagagagaagccgtggaggagagagaaggagagagaagccgtggaggagagagaaggagagagaagccgtggaggagagagaaggagagagaagccgtggaggagagagaaggagagataagccgtggaggagagagaaggagagataagccgtggaggagagagaaggagagataagccgtggaggagagagaaggagagataagccgtggaggagagagaaggagacataagccgtggaggagagagaaggagacataagccgtggaggagagagaaggagacataagccgtggaggagagagaaggagacataagccgtggaggagagagaaggagacataagccgtggaggagagagaaggagacataAGCCGTGGAGGAGAGAGTAGGAGACAGAGATAAGCCGTGGAGGAGAGAGTAGGAGACAGAGATAAGCCGTGGAGGAGAGAGTAGGAGACAGAGATAAGccgtggaggagagaggagacagagagaaggagacagagataagccgtggaggagagagaaggagacataagccgtggagagagaaggagacagagataagccgtggaggagagagaaggagacagagataagccgtggaggagagagaaggagacagagataagccgtggaggagagaggagacagagagaaggagacagagataagccgtggaggagagagaaggagacagagataagccgtggaggagagaaggagacagagataagccgtggaggagagaaggagacagagataaGCCGTGGAGGAGAGAGTAGGAGACAGAGATAAgccatggaggagagagaaggagacagagataagccgtggaggagacagagataagccgtggaggagagaggagacagagagagaagttgtggaggagagagtggaagatggagagggaagttgtggaggagagagtgggagagggaagTTGTGGAAGATGGAGAGGGAAGTTGTGGAGGAGAGAGTGGAAGATGGAGAGGGAAGTTGTGGAGGAGAGAGTGGAAgatggagagagtgggagacggaGATAGATAAGCTGTGTTGGAGCGAGTGGGAGACAAAGAGATAATTTGTGTAGGACTGCGTGGGAGACAAAGAGAAGCTGTGGAGGAGATAGTAGGAGACAAAGAGATAATTTGTGTAGGACTGCGTGGGAGACAAAGAGAAGCTGTGGAGGAGATAAGAGACAGAGAAGCTGTGGAGGAAAGCATGGAGTGTCTGGATGGGGACTGACTGAGATGCAGAGGTGTGCTAGAACAGCACTGGACCcaaaagagtgggagagagagtggagcatcTTTGGTCATGGACTGACTGAGCCCAAACTGCCTACACCACCAATGTAGATTAAAACTATATTCTGGGATGTATGGACTGTTGCATTTGCACTATAGACTATTTCTGGACAGTACTATATCCATTACACTGTATTACTGTCTgcctgtactgtattgtactgttggtTGTGTTTATTATTAGTGCATGTTAATCCTGCCAGCAACAACAACCCCTCTGGGATGAATAAAGTTAACTGAACTGAATCACAGCACCTTCGTTCATTTCCTACCTTATGTGTGTATCCAGGAGTTGTTCCCTATGTGTGTATCCAGGAgttgttccctatgtgtgtgtccaggagttgttccctatgtgtgtgtccaggagttgttccctatgtgtgtgtccaggagttgttccctatgtgtgtgtccaggagttgttccctatgtgtgtgtccaggagttgttccctatgtgtgtgtccaggaGTTGTTGGCGTGTTGTGAGGAGGATAAAGGTGAGATCAAGGAAGGAATGGACATCCTGCtgagggcctgtgtgtgtgtgtgtggtgtggtgtggtgtggtgtgtgtgagagagacatcgTTTCAGATAGGAGAAAAGATACAGAAGGCAGGTGAGCGCTTCTTTACTGTTCAGTAGTACAGACATCAGTGtgggaaggagagacagtgaaagcGTAATTCAGTGGTTCAGGGAGAATAACAGTCAAATGCACAGATACATTGCATGGAACATACCTCTACAGGTTATATATTAGACTTACAATAAACTATAGATTTATAATGTGTGAGCCTCATTTTATATTTCAAACGTTCTCTTTATAGCACTCATTTGGCACAAAAACCTCTTTAGGctagatatatatatatcacaatatacagtacattaaaaAAGGTATCCTGACTTTGTAGAAACCTGGGACTCAACACTGCATCAGCCTGGGACTTGGCCAAGAAGAGGACAGCATGGAGAACCAAATGACAAGGAGCTAGTGAGTGAGATGCTGACTTTAGTACTGGACACATTGTCTCATAGTATCACATCATGTTCTACTGCTTCTCTTGAGATGTACACATACACATGGGAAAGATTGTGGGTAAGGTCAGGTAGAACAGGGGGTTGTGGGTAAGGTCAGGTAGAACAGGGGGTTGTGGGTAAGGTCAGGTAGAACAGGAGGTTGTGAGTAAGGTCAGGTAGAACAGGGTGTTGTGGGTAAGGTCAGGTAGAACAGGGTGTTGTGGGTAAGGTCAGGTAGAACAGGGTGTTGTGGGTAAGGTCAGGTAGAACAGGGTGTTGTGGGTAAGGTCAGGTAGAACAGGGGGTTGTGGGTAAGGTCAGGTAGAACAGGGGGTTGTGGGTAAGGTCAGGTAGAACAGGGGGTTGTGGGTAAGGTCAGGTAGAACAGGGGGTGTGGGTAAGGTCAGGTAGAACAGGGTGTTGTGGGTAAGGTCAGGTAGAACAGGGGGTTGTGGGTAAGGTCAGGTAAGGCTCCAGATGATGGTGATCGCCGCTACAATGCCATTTAGGACCGCCACACTGT from Salvelinus namaycush isolate Seneca chromosome 40, SaNama_1.0, whole genome shotgun sequence includes these protein-coding regions:
- the ndufs1 gene encoding NADH-ubiquinone oxidoreductase 75 kDa subunit, mitochondrial, whose amino-acid sequence is MLRLPSVSRALAGAAKGSLAPSNNVRTSARAASNMVEVFVDGKPVEVLPGTTILQVCEKMGVQIPRFCYHERLSVAGNCRMCLVEIEKAPKLAAACAMPVMKGWNILTNSEKTRKAREGVMEFLLANHPLDCPICDQGGECDLQDQSMQFGSDRSRFSEDKRAVEDKNIGPLIKTIMTRCIQCTRCIRFASEIAGVEDLGTTGRGNNMQVGTYVEKMFMSEMSGNVIDICPVGALTSKPYAFTSRPWETRKTESIDVLDAVGSNIIVSTRGGEVMRVLPRLHEDINEEWISDKTRFAYDGLKRQRLTQPMVKDASGQLVPTSWEDVLTRVAGALQGAQGSDVAAIAGGMVDAEALVSLKDLLNRLNSDNLCTEEVFPDAGAGSDLRSNYLLNSRISGIEEADLLLLIGTNPRYEAPLFNARVRKSWLHNELKVSVVGSSVDLSYTYDHLGESTQVLQDIANGTHPFCQVLGQAKRPVVVVGSASLQREDGGAILSSVQTIAQNARASSGVEEGWKVLNVLHRVASQVAALDLGYKAGVESIRKAPPKVLFLLGADRECITKQDLPKDCMIIYQGHHGDVGATMADVILPGAAYTEKNGTYVNTEGRSQQTRVAVTAPGMAREDWKIIRAISELAGLTLPYDSVDEVRGRLAEVSPNLVRYDDVEEANYFKQANQLSQAVNQTLLANPLISPQLTAKDFYMTDPISRASQTMAKCVKAVTEGADAVDEPSIC